Proteins encoded by one window of Bryobacteraceae bacterium:
- the rplC gene encoding 50S ribosomal protein L3 codes for MSPGILGKKIGMTQVFRPDGQVVPVTVVKAGPCVVVQRKTPTNDGYDAVQLGLVEGVKPQRQTKPALGHTKKAGVDGVRYLREFRLRPGDDDLKTGDRVLVTDFKPQEKVDVIGVSKGRGFAGVVKRHHFRGGDATHGSMFHRAPGSIGASSFPSRVFPGMKMGGRMGGDQVTVRNLEVIQVDEDDNLLVIKGAVPGPNGSYVMVRRTKK; via the coding sequence ATGAGCCCAGGAATTCTAGGCAAGAAAATTGGGATGACGCAGGTGTTCCGCCCGGATGGACAGGTGGTGCCGGTAACGGTGGTCAAAGCCGGTCCATGCGTGGTGGTGCAGCGCAAGACCCCGACCAACGACGGCTACGACGCTGTGCAGCTCGGACTGGTGGAAGGCGTGAAGCCGCAGCGGCAGACCAAGCCGGCGCTCGGCCACACGAAGAAGGCCGGCGTCGACGGCGTGCGCTATCTCCGGGAGTTCCGGCTCCGTCCGGGTGACGACGATTTGAAGACGGGAGACCGAGTGCTGGTCACCGACTTCAAGCCGCAGGAGAAGGTGGACGTGATCGGCGTGAGCAAGGGGCGCGGGTTCGCCGGCGTCGTGAAGCGGCATCATTTCCGCGGCGGCGACGCGACGCACGGCTCGATGTTCCACCGCGCGCCCGGATCGATCGGCGCGTCGAGCTTCCCCTCGCGCGTGTTCCCCGGCATGAAGATGGGCGGGCGCATGGGCGGCGACCAGGTGACGGTGCGAAACCTCGAAGTGATCCAGGTGGACGAGGACGATAACCTGCTCGTGATCAAGGGCGCCGTGCCCGGACCGAACGGCAGCTACGTGATGGTCCGGCGGACCAAGAAGTAG
- the rplD gene encoding 50S ribosomal protein L4 — translation MPKVDVVNLQNQKVGEIELSEVVFGADVNEALLWESVRHHMASRRAGTAKTKVRGAVRGSGKKLWRQKGTGRARMGSIRSPIWRHGGTVHGPQPRDYSYRFPKKMQLGALRSALSAKLRDGEMTVVNEFSLSDHRTKTSAAALGGIAAGASVLVVDNGENRNLTLGTRNLPHVKLVESRAVTPYDLLGHDRVVFSEAAARKLSEALA, via the coding sequence ATGCCCAAAGTAGACGTTGTCAATCTCCAGAATCAGAAAGTCGGCGAGATCGAGCTGTCCGAGGTGGTCTTCGGCGCCGACGTGAACGAGGCTTTGCTCTGGGAGTCTGTGCGGCACCACATGGCGTCGCGGCGCGCGGGCACGGCGAAGACCAAGGTTCGCGGGGCGGTGAGAGGCTCGGGCAAGAAGCTGTGGCGGCAGAAGGGGACGGGGCGGGCGCGCATGGGCTCGATCCGGTCGCCGATCTGGCGGCACGGCGGTACGGTTCACGGGCCGCAGCCTCGGGACTATTCCTACCGGTTTCCGAAAAAGATGCAGTTGGGCGCCCTGCGGTCGGCGTTGAGCGCGAAGCTCCGCGATGGCGAAATGACGGTGGTGAACGAGTTTTCGCTCTCCGACCACCGCACCAAGACGTCGGCGGCGGCGCTTGGCGGAATCGCGGCGGGCGCGAGCGTGCTCGTCGTCGACAACGGCGAAAACCGCAACCTGACGCTCGGCACGCGCAACCTGCCGCACGTGAAACTTGTGGAATCGCGGGCGGTGACGCCGTACGATCTGCTTGGGCACGACCGGGTCGTGTTCTCCGAGGCGGCGGCGCGGAAGCTTTCGGAGGCGCTGGCGTAA
- a CDS encoding 50S ribosomal protein L23, translating to MNYYQVLVRPLITEKAVTAKDESETLCFAVQPDANKTQIRQAVEKLFNVKVAEVRTMQNTGKLRRRGRFAGYKQDWKKAYVRLKPGQKVPEFAEV from the coding sequence ATGAACTACTACCAGGTATTGGTGCGGCCGCTGATCACCGAGAAAGCGGTGACGGCGAAGGACGAATCCGAAACCCTTTGTTTCGCCGTGCAGCCGGACGCCAACAAGACGCAGATCCGCCAGGCGGTGGAGAAGCTGTTCAACGTGAAGGTGGCTGAAGTCCGGACGATGCAGAACACCGGGAAGCTGCGCCGGCGGGGACGTTTCGCCGGGTACAAGCAGGACTGGAAGAAAGCCTATGTGCGGCTGAAGCCGGGCCAAAAGGTGCCGGAGTTCGCCGAGGTCTAA
- the rplB gene encoding 50S ribosomal protein L2: MPIKTFKPTTPTRRFQSVVVRSEVTKQTPEKSLTTGKKRKGGRSSTGRVAVRFRGGGAKRALREVDFRRDKFGIAAVVAAIEYDPNRSANIALLHYVDGEKRYILAPVGLKVGQQVMSGPDADILVGNALPLKNIPAGTVVHNVELRPGKGGQMARAAGAQVQLVSKETEYGLLKLPSGEVRKVRIECMATVGQVGNTDHENVSLGKAGRTRHLGRRPHNRGVSMNPVDHPHGGGEGRTSGGRHPVTPWGQPTRGFKTRSNKRTQKLIVSRRGGKK, translated from the coding sequence ATGCCGATCAAGACATTCAAACCGACCACTCCGACACGGCGATTCCAGTCGGTGGTGGTGCGCTCGGAGGTCACCAAGCAGACCCCCGAGAAGTCGCTGACCACCGGGAAGAAGCGGAAGGGCGGACGCAGTTCGACGGGCCGGGTGGCCGTGCGGTTCCGCGGGGGTGGCGCCAAGCGGGCGCTGCGCGAAGTGGACTTCCGGCGCGACAAGTTTGGGATCGCGGCCGTGGTGGCGGCGATCGAGTACGATCCGAACCGTTCCGCCAACATCGCGCTCTTGCACTACGTCGACGGCGAGAAGCGGTACATTCTTGCGCCGGTGGGTCTCAAGGTGGGTCAGCAGGTGATGTCCGGACCGGATGCCGACATCCTGGTCGGCAACGCGCTGCCGCTGAAGAATATTCCGGCCGGTACGGTGGTGCACAACGTGGAACTGCGGCCGGGCAAGGGCGGACAGATGGCCCGGGCGGCCGGCGCGCAGGTGCAGTTGGTTTCCAAGGAAACCGAGTACGGGCTCTTGAAGCTGCCTTCGGGCGAAGTGCGCAAGGTTCGCATCGAGTGCATGGCGACGGTGGGCCAGGTGGGCAACACGGACCACGAGAACGTGTCGCTCGGAAAGGCCGGGCGCACGCGGCACCTCGGCCGCCGGCCGCACAACCGCGGCGTTTCGATGAATCCGGTGGATCACCCGCACGGCGGCGGCGAGGGCCGCACCTCGGGCGGACGCCATCCCGTGACGCCTTGGGGCCAGCCGACCCGCGGCTTCAAGACGCGCAGCAACAAGCGGACGCAGAAGCTGATCGTCTCGCGTAGAGGGGGCAAGAAGTAG
- the rpsS gene encoding 30S ribosomal protein S19 — protein sequence MGRSLSKGPFADDHLVTKIDAMNAKNEKKVVRTWSRRSTILPDFIGHTIAVHNGKKFIPVYVTENMVGHKLGEFSPTRTFKGHANKDGKK from the coding sequence ATGGGCCGTTCACTTTCCAAGGGACCGTTCGCCGACGATCATCTGGTGACGAAGATCGACGCGATGAATGCGAAGAACGAGAAGAAGGTGGTGCGCACTTGGTCGCGCCGGTCGACGATTCTTCCGGATTTCATCGGCCACACCATCGCCGTGCACAACGGCAAGAAGTTCATCCCGGTGTACGTCACCGAGAACATGGTGGGCCACAAGCTGGGTGAGTTTTCGCCGACGCGGACCTTCAAGGGCCACGCCAACAAGGACGGGAAGAAGTAG
- the rplV gene encoding 50S ribosomal protein L22 — MEARAEARYVRISPQKARLVIDLIRGSAVNDAIAILRVTNKRVAPAVEKLVRSAVANAADRSADVDVDKLVVTEAYVNEGPRQKRIRPAPMGRAYRYQRRTSHIVVKVAEA; from the coding sequence ATGGAAGCCAGGGCGGAAGCCAGATACGTACGAATCTCGCCGCAGAAGGCGCGGCTGGTGATCGACTTGATCCGCGGCTCGGCGGTGAACGACGCCATCGCGATCCTGCGGGTGACCAACAAGCGCGTGGCGCCGGCGGTCGAGAAGCTGGTTCGCTCGGCGGTGGCCAATGCCGCCGACCGGTCGGCCGATGTCGACGTCGACAAACTGGTGGTGACGGAAGCCTACGTGAACGAAGGCCCGCGGCAGAAGCGGATTCGTCCGGCGCCGATGGGCCGGGCCTACCGCTACCAGCGGCGCACCTCGCACATCGTGGTGAAAGTGGCCGAGGCATAG
- the rplP gene encoding 50S ribosomal protein L16 encodes MLMPKKVKYRKQQRGRRKGQAWRGSTLSFGTFGLKALRNCWITDRQIEAARIAMTRSIKRGGKIWIRVFPDKPITKKPQETRMGKGKGAPENWVCVIRPGKILFEMEGVDQKLAEEALRLAAQKLPIPCKFVVREQGLG; translated from the coding sequence ATGTTGATGCCGAAGAAAGTCAAGTACCGGAAGCAGCAGCGCGGACGCCGCAAGGGGCAAGCCTGGCGCGGTTCGACGCTCTCTTTCGGCACGTTCGGACTGAAGGCGCTGCGCAACTGCTGGATCACGGACCGGCAGATCGAAGCGGCGCGAATCGCCATGACGCGCAGCATCAAGCGCGGCGGCAAGATCTGGATCCGGGTCTTCCCCGACAAGCCGATCACGAAAAAGCCGCAGGAAACGCGAATGGGTAAAGGAAAAGGCGCGCCGGAGAACTGGGTGTGCGTCATCCGTCCGGGCAAAATTCTGTTCGAGATGGAAGGCGTGGACCAGAAGCTGGCCGAGGAAGCATTGCGGCTGGCGGCGCAAAAGCTGCCCATCCCGTGCAAGTTCGTCGTTCGCGAGCAGGGGCTCGGGTAA
- the rpmC gene encoding 50S ribosomal protein L29: MKIGEVRQQDTNDLRTKLREADEQMFRLKLQIGMGQTEGLKKYRTLRRDKARMLTVLTEREGEK, translated from the coding sequence ATGAAAATCGGCGAAGTGCGCCAGCAGGACACCAACGATTTGCGGACCAAGCTCCGCGAGGCGGACGAACAAATGTTCCGGCTGAAACTCCAGATCGGTATGGGGCAGACCGAGGGTTTGAAGAAGTACCGGACGCTCCGGCGCGACAAGGCGCGGATGCTCACCGTTTTGACCGAGCGGGAAGGCGAGAAATAG
- the rpsQ gene encoding 30S ribosomal protein S17 codes for MAEQQEVRHTKNEKVGQVVSNKMAKTIVVEVTRRVPHPVYKRIITKRKRFYAHDEENSAKMGDTVRIVECRPMSRLKRWSLGEVLRRAVDVSELVSRPSERGSKKKA; via the coding sequence ATGGCTGAGCAACAGGAAGTCCGGCATACAAAAAACGAGAAAGTGGGCCAGGTGGTGTCGAACAAGATGGCCAAGACGATTGTCGTCGAGGTGACGCGTCGCGTTCCACACCCGGTCTACAAGCGGATCATCACCAAGCGGAAGCGCTTTTACGCGCACGACGAAGAGAACTCGGCGAAGATGGGCGATACCGTACGCATCGTCGAATGCCGGCCTATGTCGCGGTTGAAGCGGTGGTCGCTCGGCGAAGTGCTGCGGCGGGCGGTGGACGTGAGCGAGCTGGTGTCGCGCCCGTCCGAACGCGGTTCGAAGAAGAAGGCTTGA
- the rplN gene encoding 50S ribosomal protein L14, translating to MIGMRTILEVADNSGARKLQCILPRGGDLGLRAGLGDVVTAAVKEAAPESNIKKGKVVRCVIVRMRKETRRRDGSYIRFDSNAAVVINELGEPVGTRVFGPVARELRDKRFMKIVSLAPEVI from the coding sequence ATGATTGGCATGAGAACGATCCTCGAGGTGGCCGACAACAGCGGCGCGCGGAAGCTTCAATGCATCCTGCCGCGTGGCGGCGATCTGGGATTGCGGGCCGGCCTGGGCGACGTGGTGACGGCGGCGGTGAAGGAAGCCGCCCCGGAATCGAACATCAAGAAGGGGAAAGTCGTTCGCTGCGTGATTGTGCGGATGCGCAAAGAGACCCGCCGCCGCGACGGCAGCTACATCCGGTTCGATTCGAATGCGGCGGTGGTGATCAACGAATTGGGTGAGCCGGTGGGCACGCGCGTGTTCGGTCCGGTGGCCCGCGAGTTGCGCGATAAGCGTTTCATGAAGATCGTTTCGCTTGCTCCCGAGGTGATTTGA
- the rplX gene encoding 50S ribosomal protein L24, whose amino-acid sequence MKKKQPPAPAKIRLKKGDMVQVMRGRDRGKSGRVIEVDRERGRVLVEGVQMVKRHTRPNPARQIKGGIAERESFIHVSNVMALTSGGVPTRIGIRVDAAAGGSARRTRVARKTGETLGKG is encoded by the coding sequence ATGAAAAAGAAACAGCCGCCCGCGCCGGCCAAGATCCGGCTGAAGAAGGGCGATATGGTGCAGGTGATGCGCGGCCGGGACCGCGGAAAGAGCGGCCGGGTGATCGAAGTCGATCGCGAACGCGGCCGGGTGCTGGTGGAAGGCGTACAGATGGTGAAACGCCACACGCGCCCGAATCCGGCGCGGCAGATCAAGGGCGGAATCGCCGAGCGCGAGAGCTTCATCCACGTGTCGAACGTGATGGCGCTCACCTCGGGCGGCGTTCCGACGCGGATCGGGATTCGTGTGGATGCGGCGGCCGGCGGATCGGCGAGGCGTACGCGCGTGGCGCGCAAAACCGGCGAAACGCTCGGAAAGGGTTAA
- the rplE gene encoding 50S ribosomal protein L5 produces MAARLREHYKKEVIAALTKEFGYTNPMAVPKLEKIAINIGLGEATQNPKLIDGAVTEVASIAGQKPVVTKAKKSVAAFKVREGMPIGVMVTLRGERMYEFLDRLTNVALPRVRDFRGVSPKSFDGRGNYTLGLKDQLIFPEIDYNKVDKTKGMNISITTTAKTDAEGMALLRLMGMPFRQ; encoded by the coding sequence ATGGCGGCCAGACTGCGAGAGCACTACAAAAAAGAAGTGATTGCGGCCCTGACCAAGGAGTTCGGCTACACGAACCCGATGGCGGTGCCGAAGCTCGAGAAGATCGCGATCAACATCGGGCTCGGCGAAGCGACGCAGAACCCGAAACTGATTGACGGCGCGGTGACCGAGGTGGCCTCGATAGCCGGACAGAAGCCCGTGGTGACGAAGGCCAAGAAGTCCGTGGCGGCGTTCAAGGTGCGCGAAGGCATGCCGATTGGCGTGATGGTGACGCTGCGCGGCGAGCGGATGTACGAATTCCTGGACCGGTTGACGAACGTGGCGCTCCCGCGCGTGCGCGACTTTCGCGGCGTCTCGCCGAAATCGTTCGACGGGCGCGGCAACTACACGCTCGGGTTGAAGGATCAGTTGATCTTCCCCGAGATCGACTACAACAAGGTGGACAAGACCAAGGGCATGAACATCTCGATCACCACCACGGCGAAGACCGACGCCGAGGGGATGGCGCTGCTGCGCCTGATGGGGATGCCGTTCCGGCAGTAA
- a CDS encoding type Z 30S ribosomal protein S14, producing MATTAKIARDDRLAKAAAKRKTKLRCRHRNRCFRCGRPRGFIRKFRLCRICFRNLALAGEIPGVTKSSW from the coding sequence ATGGCCACGACAGCAAAGATCGCCCGCGACGACAGGCTTGCCAAGGCGGCCGCCAAACGGAAGACGAAACTGCGGTGCCGGCATCGTAACCGCTGCTTCCGGTGCGGGCGCCCGCGCGGGTTTATTCGCAAGTTCCGCCTGTGCCGGATCTGTTTCCGGAACCTGGCGCTGGCCGGGGAGATCCCCGGTGTGACCAAGTCGAGCTGGTAG
- the rpsH gene encoding 30S ribosomal protein S8: MFSDPVADMLTRLRNALAARHPKVDVPSSKLKMEIARILKDEGYILNYKLVEEGPSQIIRLYLKYTPANQPVITKIERVSKPGCRIYVGSKEVPRVLGGLGVNILTTSRGVMTGAEARKAGVGGELLCQLW, from the coding sequence ATGTTTTCCGATCCCGTTGCCGACATGCTGACACGGCTCCGCAATGCGCTCGCGGCGCGCCATCCGAAGGTGGACGTGCCGTCGTCGAAGCTGAAGATGGAGATCGCGCGGATTCTGAAGGATGAGGGCTACATCCTGAACTACAAGCTGGTGGAAGAAGGCCCGTCGCAGATCATCCGCCTGTACCTGAAATACACGCCGGCGAACCAGCCGGTGATCACCAAGATCGAGCGGGTGTCGAAGCCCGGCTGCCGGATCTATGTGGGGAGCAAGGAAGTGCCGCGCGTGCTCGGCGGCCTTGGCGTGAACATCCTCACCACCTCGCGCGGCGTGATGACCGGGGCCGAGGCGCGGAAGGCTGGCGTCGGCGGCGAGCTGCTCTGCCAGTTGTGGTAG
- the rplF gene encoding 50S ribosomal protein L6 produces MSRIGKKPIPLPKGVQVTIGERLDVKGPKGQLSVPIPKGIEIKDNGGTLEIKRANDSLAALHGLTRALASNAVSGVSTGFTRELDIVGTGYRAEVKGRVVVFALGYSHAIDFVLPAGVDCKVDKMTHLVVTSYDRELLGQTCANMRALRPPDPYKNKGVRFTGEVLRKKAGKAGAGGKK; encoded by the coding sequence ATGTCGCGAATCGGTAAGAAACCAATCCCACTGCCGAAAGGCGTGCAGGTCACCATCGGCGAACGGCTCGACGTGAAGGGTCCGAAAGGGCAGTTGTCGGTGCCGATTCCGAAGGGAATCGAGATCAAGGACAACGGCGGAACGCTCGAGATCAAGCGCGCCAACGACTCGCTGGCGGCTCTGCACGGGCTGACGCGGGCGCTGGCGTCGAACGCGGTCAGCGGCGTTTCCACCGGCTTCACCCGGGAACTCGACATCGTCGGCACCGGCTACCGCGCCGAAGTGAAGGGGCGGGTGGTGGTGTTCGCGCTCGGCTACTCGCACGCCATCGACTTCGTTCTCCCTGCGGGAGTGGACTGCAAGGTCGACAAGATGACGCATCTCGTGGTCACCAGCTACGACCGGGAATTGCTCGGCCAGACGTGCGCCAACATGCGCGCTCTTCGTCCGCCGGATCCATACAAGAACAAGGGCGTCCGGTTCACCGGAGAAGTGCTCCGGAAAAAGGCCGGCAAGGCCGGCGCCGGCGGTAAGAAGTAA
- the rplR gene encoding 50S ribosomal protein L18 — MIKKASRDEHRRRVHVRIRRRLSGTGERPRLAVFRSIKHIYAQVIDDRKGHTIAAASSAEKGAGSAKGGNIAGAKEIGKLVAERAIAKGVKNVVFDRGGFLYHGRIQALADAAREAGLQF; from the coding sequence ATGATCAAGAAAGCTTCCCGGGACGAACATCGGCGGCGAGTCCACGTCCGCATCCGGCGGCGCCTGTCCGGCACCGGCGAGCGGCCGCGGCTGGCCGTCTTCCGGAGCATCAAGCATATCTACGCGCAGGTGATCGACGACCGCAAGGGCCATACCATCGCCGCCGCCTCTTCGGCGGAGAAAGGCGCCGGTTCGGCCAAAGGCGGTAACATCGCCGGCGCCAAGGAAATCGGAAAGCTCGTCGCCGAGCGCGCCATCGCGAAGGGCGTGAAGAACGTGGTCTTCGACCGCGGCGGCTTCCTCTACCACGGCCGGATCCAGGCGCTCGCCGATGCGGCGCGCGAAGCCGGACTGCAGTTTTAG
- the rpsE gene encoding 30S ribosomal protein S5, protein MPAQLKKQDISALSLKEHVISINRVTKVVKGGKNLSFAALVVVGDPGAKVVGFGTGKAREVPSAIKKAIESAKRGLRKVHVLEHTIMHPVLGRFGSGQVLLKPAPAGTGVIAGGPVRAVMQAAGVPNVLTKSIGSHNPHNVIRATFAALDQLRDRQEVADLRGIPQEKLG, encoded by the coding sequence ATGCCCGCACAGCTCAAGAAACAGGACATCTCGGCGCTCTCGCTGAAAGAGCACGTCATCTCGATCAATCGCGTCACCAAGGTCGTAAAGGGCGGCAAGAACCTGAGCTTTGCCGCGCTGGTCGTGGTTGGCGACCCGGGCGCCAAGGTGGTCGGGTTCGGCACCGGTAAGGCGCGCGAAGTCCCGTCGGCGATCAAGAAGGCCATCGAGTCCGCCAAGCGCGGGCTGCGCAAGGTGCACGTGCTCGAACACACGATCATGCACCCGGTGCTCGGCCGTTTCGGGTCGGGCCAGGTGCTGCTCAAGCCGGCTCCCGCCGGTACGGGCGTCATCGCGGGCGGACCGGTGCGGGCCGTGATGCAGGCGGCTGGCGTTCCGAACGTGCTCACCAAGTCCATCGGCTCGCACAATCCGCACAACGTCATCCGCGCTACCTTCGCCGCGCTCGACCAGTTGCGCGACCGGCAGGAAGTGGCCGACCTCCGCGGCATCCCGCAGGAGAAGCTCGGCTAG
- the rpmD gene encoding 50S ribosomal protein L30: MSETKTIKIKLISSPAGRIEPQKKMVRALGLRKMNQVVEKPDTPAFRGFVKKIPHLLAIVD; the protein is encoded by the coding sequence ATGAGTGAAACAAAGACGATCAAGATCAAGTTGATTTCGAGCCCCGCCGGCCGCATCGAGCCGCAGAAGAAGATGGTGCGGGCGCTCGGCTTGCGGAAGATGAACCAGGTGGTGGAGAAGCCCGACACGCCGGCTTTCCGCGGCTTTGTGAAGAAGATCCCGCACCTGCTCGCCATCGTCGACTGA
- the rplO gene encoding 50S ribosomal protein L15 — translation MKLSDLKPPAGQQRPSRRIGRGMGSRGKTSGRGHKGARSVSGYSMMRGFEGGQMPLHRRLPKRGFSNAIFKKEYAVINVGRLEKLEGDEFTPESLTAAGIIKKLGAGLKILASGELTRKITVKAHHFSAEAEKKINAAGGSIEKIAVRKPGPAPKPERVRKAK, via the coding sequence ATGAAGCTGAGCGATCTGAAGCCCCCCGCCGGACAACAACGGCCCTCGCGCCGCATCGGACGCGGCATGGGCTCTCGCGGCAAGACCTCCGGACGCGGCCACAAGGGCGCGCGCTCGGTTTCCGGATACAGCATGATGCGCGGTTTCGAAGGCGGCCAGATGCCGCTCCACCGCCGTCTGCCCAAGCGCGGATTCTCGAATGCGATTTTCAAGAAGGAATACGCGGTAATCAATGTGGGCCGCCTCGAAAAGCTCGAGGGCGATGAGTTTACGCCGGAATCGCTCACCGCCGCGGGAATCATCAAGAAGCTCGGCGCGGGCCTCAAGATTCTCGCCTCCGGCGAGCTGACCCGCAAGATCACGGTGAAGGCGCATCACTTTTCGGCGGAAGCGGAGAAGAAGATCAACGCCGCCGGCGGATCGATCGAGAAGATCGCCGTTCGCAAGCCCGGCCCGGCGCCCAAACCGGAGCGCGTCCGAAAAGCGAAGTAA
- the secY gene encoding preprotein translocase subunit SecY, translated as MNKFFEAFANIFKIPDLRNRVLFTLALLAVYRFGAHVPVPGIDANKLEAFFQDNPGTFFGFIDMFSGGMFRRLTVFALGIMPYITASIILQLMTVVVPALEKLQKEGELGRRKITQWTRYLTVILAMMQSIGIASALQGLGQGFVINPGIGFVLMTMIALTTGTAFIMWLGEQISERGIGNGMSLIIFTGIVRGLPDAAVELVTQVRTGNWNFLQVLLILIMMVVVIGFIVLVERGERRIPVQYAKRVVGRKMMGGQQTHLPLKVNAGGVIPVIFASSLLAIPQSFAQMAFVRNNAWLRGLLESISHSMPLYFILYTALIIFFCFFYVSIIFNPNEAADNMRKYGGFIPGIRPGRNTADYMNKILTRITMVGGLYLAVLSLIPEIMIGGVKLQRLPLIGNWIDSNFPRAILDGLGVSFYFGGTSLLIVVGVAMDTVNQIEAQLIMRHYEGFTPRSGRIRGRRNVF; from the coding sequence ATGAACAAGTTCTTCGAAGCATTTGCCAATATCTTCAAGATTCCGGACCTGCGTAACCGGGTCCTGTTCACACTCGCGCTGCTCGCCGTCTACCGCTTCGGCGCGCACGTGCCGGTGCCGGGCATCGACGCGAACAAGCTCGAAGCATTCTTCCAGGACAATCCAGGCACCTTCTTCGGATTCATCGACATGTTCAGCGGCGGCATGTTCCGCCGGCTCACGGTGTTCGCGCTGGGCATCATGCCCTACATCACCGCGTCGATCATCCTGCAGTTGATGACGGTGGTGGTTCCGGCCCTTGAGAAACTTCAGAAGGAAGGCGAGCTCGGCCGGCGCAAGATCACCCAGTGGACGCGCTATCTGACCGTCATCCTGGCGATGATGCAGTCGATCGGAATCGCGAGCGCCCTGCAGGGCCTTGGCCAGGGATTCGTCATCAACCCGGGCATCGGCTTCGTGCTGATGACGATGATCGCCCTCACCACCGGCACGGCGTTTATCATGTGGCTCGGCGAGCAGATCTCCGAGCGCGGCATCGGCAACGGGATGTCGCTGATCATCTTCACCGGCATCGTGCGCGGATTGCCGGACGCCGCGGTGGAATTGGTGACGCAGGTCCGCACCGGGAACTGGAATTTCCTCCAGGTGCTGTTGATACTTATCATGATGGTGGTGGTGATCGGCTTCATCGTGCTGGTGGAGCGCGGAGAGCGCCGCATCCCAGTGCAATACGCCAAGCGCGTGGTGGGCCGCAAGATGATGGGCGGCCAGCAGACGCACCTTCCGCTGAAGGTGAACGCGGGCGGCGTGATCCCGGTGATTTTTGCTTCGTCGCTTCTCGCGATCCCGCAGAGCTTCGCGCAAATGGCCTTCGTCCGCAACAATGCGTGGCTGCGCGGCCTGCTCGAATCGATCAGCCACTCGATGCCGCTCTACTTCATCCTGTACACGGCATTGATCATCTTCTTCTGCTTCTTCTACGTGTCGATCATCTTCAACCCGAACGAAGCGGCCGACAACATGCGTAAGTACGGCGGGTTTATCCCCGGCATCCGTCCCGGCCGCAACACCGCCGACTACATGAACAAGATCCTCACCCGCATCACGATGGTGGGCGGCCTGTACCTGGCGGTGCTTTCGCTGATTCCCGAAATCATGATCGGCGGCGTGAAACTGCAACGGCTGCCGCTCATCGGCAACTGGATCGACTCGAATTTCCCCCGCGCCATCCTCGACGGGCTTGGCGTCAGCTTCTATTTCGGCGGCACGTCGCTGCTGATCGTGGTCGGTGTGGCGATGGATACGGTGAACCAGATCGAGGCGCAGTTGATCATGCGCCACTACGAGGGCTTCACGCCCCGCTCAGGCCGCATCCGCGGGCGGAGGAATGTATTTTAA
- the map gene encoding type I methionyl aminopeptidase — MRAAGMLVYSILSELQSMVAEGVTTLDLEARAEQMMKDAGARPAFKNYYVPAVGQKYKYVLCTSVNDEIVHGLPSAKRVLKKSDIVSIDTGVELNGYYGDSAITVPVGEVPAETSRLLAVTRQALELAIEQARPGNRLFDICGAVERHVTSNGFGIVREFVGHGIGTKLHEEPQVPNYVDRSNENPRLKEGMVLAIEPMVNAGKPDSRVGPDRWTALTRDGSFSAHFEHCVAITANGPWVLTRP, encoded by the coding sequence ATGCGAGCCGCCGGCATGCTGGTATACAGCATTCTGAGTGAGCTCCAATCGATGGTGGCGGAAGGCGTCACCACGCTCGACCTTGAGGCGCGGGCCGAACAAATGATGAAGGACGCTGGCGCGCGCCCGGCGTTCAAGAACTATTACGTGCCGGCGGTCGGGCAGAAGTACAAGTATGTCCTCTGCACATCGGTGAACGACGAGATCGTCCATGGTCTCCCGTCGGCGAAGCGGGTTTTGAAGAAGAGCGACATCGTGTCGATCGACACCGGCGTCGAGTTGAACGGCTACTACGGCGACTCGGCGATCACGGTGCCGGTAGGCGAGGTGCCCGCCGAAACCAGCCGCTTGCTGGCGGTAACCCGGCAGGCGCTCGAACTGGCGATTGAGCAGGCGCGGCCGGGAAACCGGCTGTTCGATATCTGCGGAGCGGTTGAGCGTCATGTCACCAGCAACGGTTTCGGGATCGTCCGCGAGTTTGTCGGTCACGGCATCGGAACAAAGCTCCATGAAGAGCCGCAGGTTCCCAACTACGTCGACCGATCGAACGAGAATCCGCGGTTGAAGGAAGGCATGGTGCTGGCCATCGAACCGATGGTCAACGCCGGCAAGCCGGATTCCCGGGTTGGGCCGGACCGATGGACCGCGCTCACGCGGGACGGTTCGTTTTCGGCTCACTTCGAGCACTGCGTCGCCATCACGGCGAACGGACCGTGGGTTTTGACCCGGCCGTGA